Proteins encoded together in one Piliocolobus tephrosceles isolate RC106 chromosome 15, ASM277652v3, whole genome shotgun sequence window:
- the ECRG4 gene encoding augurin has protein sequence MAASPARPAVLALTGLALLLLLCWGPGGISGNKLKLMLQKREGHESSPYISHREKFEDDITYWLNRDRNGHEYYGDYYQRHYDEDSAIGPRSPYSFRHGASVNYDDY, from the exons ATGGCCGCCTCCCCCGCGCGGCCGGCTGTCCTGGCCCTGACAGGGCTGGCGCTGCTCCTGCTCCTGTGCTGGGGCCCAG GTGGCATAAGTGGAAATAAACTCAAGCTGATGCTTCAAAAACGAGAAG GCCACGAGTCCTCCCCCTACATCTCACACAGGGAG aAATTTGAAGATGATATCACCTATTGGCTTAACAGAGATCGAAATGGACATGAGTACTATGGCGATTACTACCAACGTCACTATGATGAAGACTCTGCAATTGGTCCCCGGAGCCCCTACAGCTTTAGGCACGGAGCCAGCGTCAACTACGACGACTACTAA